In the genome of Natronorubrum sediminis, one region contains:
- a CDS encoding DUF373 family protein: protein MTTLVVCLDRTDDVGRRTGLRSPIVGWEAIRALVTDVGLADPEDSGVNSLLETLRVAQNLRDENESVVAAVVSGDRESMVSADRSVASQIDELVATHDPDSAVVVIDSAEDERLVPIVESRVQVDSVDRVVVRQARDIESTYYLLKQFLADEELRQTVLVPIGLTLLVFPILATVFGPAEGAAAITTVIGVFLLYKGFNVDDLITRATHQAREALYSGQVSVVTYVVAAGLTLVGVFAGMLGVSNLDDPAGILTPTAQFAFDSVMWLAMAALTASVGRLLDEAISDEPIRTSFLNLPFIVVSVGLVIRGFSAYFLEQQGVIGPLEVPAYELGAVSSESFVVTASERLVVFVVLAIVVSLLGAKAASSISTTRDESESERSASTRSTAPNTEVAGDADAPSGLTDGGPSSNHDSPRAENSDDTDVSHRYGSGPDQPSEPDDDTDRSE from the coding sequence GTGACTACGCTGGTCGTCTGTCTCGATCGAACCGACGACGTTGGCCGCAGGACCGGGCTGCGGTCGCCGATCGTCGGTTGGGAAGCGATCCGCGCGCTCGTAACCGACGTCGGACTCGCGGATCCGGAGGACTCCGGAGTCAACTCCTTGCTCGAGACGTTACGCGTCGCCCAGAACTTACGCGACGAGAACGAGTCGGTCGTCGCCGCCGTCGTCTCGGGAGACCGGGAGTCGATGGTCTCTGCAGACCGATCCGTCGCCTCCCAGATCGACGAACTCGTCGCCACCCACGATCCCGACTCGGCCGTCGTCGTTATCGACAGTGCGGAGGACGAGCGATTGGTTCCGATCGTCGAGAGTCGCGTACAGGTCGACTCGGTCGACCGCGTCGTCGTTCGACAGGCTCGCGACATCGAATCGACGTACTACCTGCTCAAGCAGTTCCTCGCCGACGAGGAGCTTCGACAGACCGTGCTCGTCCCGATCGGGCTCACGTTGTTGGTGTTTCCGATACTCGCGACGGTATTCGGTCCGGCGGAGGGAGCAGCGGCCATCACGACCGTTATCGGCGTCTTTCTCCTGTACAAGGGATTCAACGTCGACGATCTGATCACGCGTGCAACCCATCAGGCTCGAGAGGCGCTGTACTCGGGACAGGTCTCGGTCGTCACCTACGTCGTCGCCGCCGGATTGACGCTCGTGGGGGTCTTCGCGGGGATGCTGGGAGTTTCGAACCTCGACGATCCAGCAGGTATTTTGACGCCAACCGCCCAGTTCGCGTTCGACAGCGTCATGTGGCTGGCGATGGCCGCGCTGACGGCGAGCGTCGGTCGATTGCTCGACGAGGCCATCAGTGACGAACCGATTCGCACGTCGTTTCTCAACTTACCGTTTATCGTCGTCTCCGTCGGACTCGTCATCCGCGGGTTTTCAGCGTACTTCCTCGAGCAACAGGGCGTCATCGGTCCGCTCGAGGTGCCGGCGTACGAACTCGGCGCGGTCTCGAGTGAAAGTTTCGTCGTGACGGCCAGTGAACGGCTGGTGGTGTTCGTCGTCCTCGCCATCGTCGTCAGTCTCCTCGGGGCGAAAGCGGCTTCGTCAATCAGTACGACTCGAGACGAGAGCGAATCCGAACGGTCAGCAAGCACAAGATCGACAGCACCGAACACTGAGGTGGCTGGGGACGCCGACGCACCCTCCGGACTCACCGACGGCGGCCCTTCGAGTAACCACGACTCACCCCGTGCGGAGAATTCGGACGACACCGACGTCTCCCACCGCTACGGATCTGGACCGGACCAGCCTTCCGAGCCGGACGACGACACCGACAGATCTGAGTGA
- a CDS encoding diphthine--ammonia ligase, whose product MSDADGTWISLFSGGKDSSWALHRALEEGLDVSHLVTVHPSGDSYMYHVPATDLASLAADSTGIPLIDVEPSDFEAEGTVDSSAQGDAELEPLEAALVDLDRELEGGIAGVTAGAVESEYQTSRIEAMCDRLGCELFAPLWQEDPRDLVDAMLEAGFEIAIIQVAAHGLDESWLGRTLDHDAIEALEALNEEYGVHILGEGGEFETLVLDGPHMARRIDLEYETEWDGTRGRLQITDARLE is encoded by the coding sequence ATGAGCGACGCAGACGGGACGTGGATCAGCCTCTTTTCCGGCGGAAAAGACTCCTCGTGGGCGCTCCATCGGGCACTCGAGGAGGGACTCGACGTCTCACACCTGGTCACCGTTCACCCGTCGGGTGACTCCTACATGTATCACGTACCGGCCACGGATCTCGCCTCGTTGGCGGCTGACAGCACCGGAATTCCCCTGATCGATGTCGAACCTTCCGATTTCGAGGCCGAGGGGACGGTCGATTCGAGCGCGCAGGGTGATGCGGAACTCGAGCCACTTGAGGCCGCACTCGTCGACCTCGATCGGGAACTCGAGGGGGGGATCGCTGGGGTTACGGCCGGTGCCGTCGAGAGCGAGTACCAGACGAGCCGGATCGAAGCGATGTGTGACAGGCTCGGCTGCGAGCTGTTCGCTCCACTCTGGCAGGAAGATCCGCGCGACCTCGTCGACGCGATGCTCGAGGCTGGCTTCGAAATCGCGATCATCCAGGTCGCAGCCCACGGGCTCGACGAGTCGTGGCTCGGCAGAACGCTCGACCACGACGCGATCGAAGCACTCGAAGCCCTGAACGAGGAGTACGGCGTCCATATTCTGGGTGAAGGGGGCGAATTCGAAACGCTGGTTCTGGATGGCCCGCACATGGCGCGTCGAATCGACCTCGAGTACGAGACCGAGTGGGATGGAACGCGCGGACGGTTACAGATTACTGACGCGCGACTCGAGTGA
- a CDS encoding DUF892 family protein: MNHPNGTRWDERVDRLDVSCDGRIAMPCGGEDTACMIESERDLFVHELRELYHIERELEELQAQLAESATDEDLEEYYAAHSETTTDQIARLEPIFEGLQAEPGPVESSSLDGLRSEREAIVEDLMDPILGDLTDAELGRAIERLEITKLETLLTLADRMDLPGEIVDPLEQTKRDAEQGLEQLQRMPM, encoded by the coding sequence GTGAACCACCCGAACGGGACACGGTGGGACGAACGCGTCGACCGCTTGGACGTTTCATGCGACGGCCGAATCGCTATGCCGTGTGGCGGTGAGGACACCGCCTGCATGATCGAGTCAGAACGCGACCTCTTCGTTCACGAGTTGCGCGAACTGTATCACATCGAACGCGAACTCGAGGAGCTACAGGCACAACTCGCCGAGTCAGCCACCGACGAGGACCTCGAGGAGTACTACGCTGCCCACAGCGAGACGACGACCGACCAGATCGCCAGACTCGAGCCGATTTTCGAGGGGCTACAGGCGGAACCCGGCCCCGTCGAGAGTTCGTCGCTCGACGGCTTGCGAAGCGAACGCGAGGCGATCGTCGAGGACCTTATGGACCCCATTCTAGGCGATCTCACGGATGCGGAACTCGGACGGGCGATCGAACGCCTCGAGATCACGAAACTCGAGACGCTGTTGACGCTCGCGGATCGAATGGATCTGCCCGGCGAGATCGTCGATCCGCTGGAACAGACGAAACGAGACGCAGAACAGGGTCTCGAGCAACTACAGCGGATGCCGATGTAA